Proteins encoded together in one Prunus dulcis chromosome 3, ALMONDv2, whole genome shotgun sequence window:
- the LOC117623097 gene encoding acetyl-CoA acetyltransferase, cytosolic 1, with product MAPVTAAACSDSIKPRDVYIVGVARTPMGAFLGALSSLPATKLGSIAIEAALKRANVDPSLVEEVFFGNVLSANLGQAPARQAALGAGIPNSVICTTVNKVCASGLKATMLAAQSIQLGINDVVVAGGMESMSNVPKYLAEARKGSRLGHDTLVDGMLKDGLWDVYNDYGMGVCAELCADQHAVTREDQDNFAVQSFERGIAAQGHDAFSWEIVPVEVSGGRGRPSTIVDKDEGLGKFDAAKLRKLRPSFKESGGSVTAGNASSISDGAAALVLVSGEKVLKLGLQVIAKISGYADAAQAPELFTTAPALAIPKAISNAGLEASQIDFYEINEAFAVVALANQKLLGLNPEKVNVHGGAVALGHPLGCSGARILVTLLGVLKQKSGKYGAAGICNGGGGASALVLELL from the exons ATGGCTCCAGTAACAGCAGCAGCATGTTCCGATTCGATAAAGCCTAGAG ATGTTTACATTGTTGGTGTTGCACGAACACCAATGGGTGCCTTTCTTGGTGCACTTTCATCTTTACCTGCCACCAAGCTTGGGTCGATAGCTATTGAGG CTGCTCTTAAAAGGGCCAATGTTGATCCATCACTTGTGGAAGAAGTTTTCTTCGGAAATGTTCTCAGTGCAAATCTGGGGCAGGCTCCTGCTAGACAAGCTGCGTTAGGTGCAGGAATACCTAATTCAGTGATCTGTACCACTGTTAACAAAGTCTGTGCATCAGGGTTGAAAG CTACTATGCTCGCAGCACAAAGCATCCAGTTGGGCATTAATGATGTTGTTGTGGCTGGTGGCATGGAAAGCATGTCTAATGTGCCCAAGTATCTTGCAGAAGCGAG GAAGGGATCTCGACTTGGACATGATACTCTTGTTGATGGAATGCTGAAAGATGGTCTGTGGGATGTCTATAATGATTATGGCATGGGAGTGTGCGCTGAATTATGTGCTGATCAGCATGCAGTAACAAGGGAGGACCAG GATAACTTTGCTGTTCAGAGCTTCGAGCGTGGTATTGCTGCCCAAGGCCATGATGCCTTTTCATGGGAAATTGTTCCAGTTGAAGTTTCTGGAGGAAGGGGAAGACCATCAACAATTGTTGATAAAGATGAAGGTCTAGGAAAg TTTGATGCTGCCAAATTACGGAAGCTTCGACCAAGTTTTAAGGAGAGTGGAGGTTCTGTTACTGCTGGCAATGCTTCCAGTATAAG TGATGGTGCTGCAGCATTAGTTTTGGTGAGTGGAGAAAAGGTATTGAAGCTTGGGCTACAAGTGATAGCAAAGATCAGTGGATACGCTGATGCTGCTCAG GCACCAGAATTATTTACAACTGCTCCTGCTCTTGCGATTCCAAAAGCTATTTCAAATGCTGGCTTGGAAGCTTCTCAAATTGACTTTTACGAAATCAATGAAGCCTTTGCT GTTGTGGCTCTTGCAAATCAGAAACTGCTTGGACTTAACCCA GAAAAAGTTAATGTGCATGGTGGAGCTGTAGCATTGGGACATCCTCTAGGTTGCAGTGGAGCTCGTATCCTGGTCACCCTTTTAGGG GTACTGAAGCAGAAGAGTGGGAAATATGGTGCTGCCGGTATTTGCAATGGTGGAGGTGGTGCATCTGCCCTTGTTTTAGAGCTGTTGTAA
- the LOC117622203 gene encoding protein ACTIVITY OF BC1 COMPLEX KINASE 7, chloroplastic, producing the protein MAAVLTTNRCYWHNVELINQGKATDSLSFSSSISVHESFKSGRPTRADKFLRFQVQMRKAESSSRSGVNGRAVRMVPASEVVKRTTPSTNKIEIVNGTKQAVNGASLVRRNPTPALVKTQKSRPTKELPPMEELKVLPSDDGFSWANENYSSWQRSADVWSFVLSLRVRVLLDNAKWAYIGGFTEDKQKNRRRKTASWLRESVLQLGPTFIKLGQLSSTRSDLFPREFVDELAKLQDRVPAFSPAKAIGFIETELGAPINVLFKEFEDRPIAAASLGQVHRAILHNGEKVVVKVQRPGLKKLFDIDLRNLKLIAEYFQKSETLGGPTRDWIGIYEECATILYQEIDYINEGKNADRFRRDFRNTKWVRVPMVFWDYTAMKVLTLEYVPGIKINRLDMLDSQGFNRARISSRAIEAYLIQILRTGFFHADPHPGNLAIDVDETLIYYDFGMMGDIKSFTRERLLELFYSVYEKDAKKVIQCLIDLGALQPTGDLSSVRRSVQYFLDNLLSQTPDQAKTLSAIGEDLFAIAQDQPFRFPSTFTFVLRAFSTLEGIGYTLDPDFSFVKIAAPYAQELLDLRQKQRTGTQLVNEIRKQADDARSYTMSMPYRVQRIEEFVKELESGDLKLRVRVLESERAARKATILQMATMYTVLGCTLLNLGVTLSSQGSQAIANGSFIGAGVFLTLLARSMQRVKKLEKFEKMI; encoded by the exons ATGGCTGCAGTACTGACTACAAACAGATGCTATTGGCATAATGTGGAGTTGATAAATCAAGGAAAAGCAACAGACAGTCTTAGTTTCTCAAGCTCAATTTCAGTTCATGAATCCTTTAAGTCCGGGAGACCAACTCGTGCTGATAAATTTTTAAGGTTTCAAGTGCAAATGCGAAAGGCCGAATCATCCTCAAGATCGGGTGTCAATGGACGGGCTGTGAGAATGGTACCAGCTAGTGAGGTAGTCAAAAGAACAACCCCATCCACTAATAAGATTGAGATAGTGAATGGCACAAAGCAGGCTGTTAATGGAGCAAGTCTAGTTAGGAGAAATCCTACTCCAGCCCTGGTTAAGACACAAAAATCTAGACCAACTAAAGAACTTCCCCCAATGGAGGAGCTAAAGGTTTTGCCCTCAGATGATGGATTCAGTTGGGCCAATGAAAACTACAGTTCTTGGCAAAGGTCTGCAGATGTATGGTCATTTGTTCTCTCATTACGAGTGCGTGTTCTGTTGGATAATGCAAAATGGGCATATATAGGAGGCTTCACCGAAGATAAGCAG AAAAACAGAAGGCGAAAGACTGCCTCATGGCTCCGGGAGAGTGTACTGCAGCTTGGGCCAAcatttatcaaacttggacaATTATCTTCAACAAGATCAGATCTTTTTCCCCGTGAGTTTGTGGACGAGCTTGCCAAGTTACAG GATAGAGTGCCAGCCTTCTCACCAGCAAAAGCAATAGGCTTTATTGAGACTGAACTGGGAGCTCCCATTAATGTATTGTTTAAGGAGTTTGAGGACCGACCAATTGCTGCTGCTAGTCTTGGTCAG GTTCATCGGGCTATCCTGCATAATGGAGAGAAAGTAGTCGTGAAAGTTCAAAGACCCGGTCTCAAGAAGCTTTTTGACATTGATTTAC GAAATCTGAAGCTAATTGCAGAGTATTTCCAGAAAAGTGAAACCCTTGGTGGTCCAACAAGAGACTGGATTGGTATATATGAAGAATGTGCCAC GATATTGTATCAAGAAATTGATTATATAAATGAAGGGAAGAATGCTGACAGGTTTCGCAGAGACTTTCGCAATACAAAGTGGGTTCGAGTACCT ATGGTCTTTTGGGATTATACTGCCATGAAGGTGTTGACCTTGGAGTATGTACCAG GCATTAAGATCAATCGGCTTGATATGCTAGATTCACAGGGTTTTAATCGTGCTCGAATTTCCTCACGCGCTATTGAAGCATACTTGATCCAG ATACTCAGAACCGGTTTCTTCCATGCTGATCCTCATCCAGGAAATCTTGCCATTGATGTAGATGAAACTCTAATTTATTATGACTTTGGCATGATGGGAGATATTAAATCTTTCACCCGGGAGAGACTGCTTGAACTTTTCTATTCTGTATACGAGAAAGATGCAAAAAAG GTTATTCAATGCCTCATAGATCTTGGAGCACTTCAGCCCACTGGAGATTTGTCGTCG GTAAGGAGATCCGTCCAATACTTTTTGGACAACTTGTTGAGCCAGACACCAGATCAGGCGAAGACTCTTTCTGCAATTGGGGAG GATTTATTTGCAATAGCACAAGATCAGCCATTTCGGTTTCCATCCACATTTACTTTTGTCCTAAGGGCGTTCTCAACCCTGgaag GTATAGGCTATACTCTTGATCCAGATTTCTCCTTTGTGAAGATTGCTGCACCTTATGCCCAG GAACTTTTAGATTTAAGACAGAAGCAGCGTACTGGGACACAGCTTGTGAACGAAATAAGGAAACAAGCCGATGAT GCCAGAAGCTACACCATGTCCATGCCATACAGAGTTCAGCGAATAGAGGAGTTTGTGAAAGAACTTGAGTCAGGGGATCTGAAACTCCGAGTCCGGGTGCTTGAG TCAGAAAGAGCTGCTCGAAAAGCGACAATACTACAAATGGCGACAATGTATACAGTCTTAGGATGTACCCTGCTTAACCTTGGGGTCACTTTGAGCAGTCAAGGAAGTCAAGCTATTGCAAACGGATCGTTCATCGGTGCAG GAGTCTTTCTCACACTGCTGGCTAGATCTATGCAAAGGGTGAAGAAACTTGAGAAATTTGAGAAGATGATCTAA
- the LOC117621132 gene encoding protein NOI4-like — protein sequence MGEKGVPLPKFGEWDVNDPASAEGFTVIFNKARTEKKEGGRPDSPSKDDHAFKHGAVLGKPPAKKWFCCLCAES from the exons ATGGGG GAAAAGGGTGTGCCGTTGCCAAAATTTGGTGAATGGGACGTCAATGATCCAGCATCAGCTGAGGGATTCACTGTAATCTTCAACAAGGCTAGGACTGAGAAAAAGGAAGGTGGAAGACCTGACTCACCATCAAAGGATGACCACGCATTTAAGCACGGAGCAGTTCTTGGAAAGCCTCCAGCT AAGAAATGGTTTTGCTGCTTGTGTG